The Cottoperca gobio chromosome 5, fCotGob3.1, whole genome shotgun sequence region GAGAGCTCAGTACTGCTACAGCACAGGACAGGTAGGTAACATGTCTGCTCGCAGTATTTCCAATAattttgctttgttgttgttgacccTTTCCCGTTTGACCATGTGTCAGGTGGATCGTGGAGTACCGTATCTGTGTGAGGTGCTTAAAGAAGTGAACAGGCAAAGGCAGTCAAAGAGCTGGTACCTGCTGCGGGCTCGGACGCTCCAGACCTGCAGCTCCTATCTGAGTTTGGACACCGCCGCACTGCCACAAGCCCAGCGAAGCAACATCACACAGCACGGTAAGCTAAAGCATTTGCTACACTTAATACAACCAAATGGTTTTCTGTTTTAAGTTTGCATTGTGAGAATGTACAGTAGAGGTTTGCAGCTCTAATTAAGTGAGGACTTATGATTTTGTCTCAGGTATAAAAAGCCTGGACACTGCCCTGTATGAAAGTCTGAAGCTTCTCTGCAGCCTGCTGGTCACTTTGGTGGGGAAGGGTCTATATGGGACGAACGGCAGCAGCTCAGACACGTGCTTCATTGACCAAGGTACGTTTGTCCCACACATGGAGAAGCTGCTCATATcttatttgtgtgtctttaattgCTCTGTCATGTTGATTGTACCTTTTTTTCCAATATCTTTCTGTGCAATAATTCGTAGTCTGTATTTTCATATAATTCATAGTGTGTATCTCTTTTTATGCGTCTATATATAGCTGACTCCGACAGATACACATGAGATTTCCAATGTTCCCGTACTGTCGCGTACCTGTGCAAATGTCAATACATCTATATGTCATATTCTCTCGCCCTGAGCAGGAGATAACCTGGTGCTGAAGTGGCAGCTGCTCTCAGAGCTGTTAAACTGCTCTATGAAGATGGTGGCTGTGAGGAGCAGCTGTGGGGCCATCAATGATGCCAGGCTCCAATGTCTAGAGGCTCTCAAGCTGGCCATCAAGCTGCAAGCACTCAGTCggtatgtacatgtacatgtgcatgtacatgtgcatgGTAGTAGGTTCAAATGTAAATAGTGAAGCAGTGTCTAAAAGATAGCTTGTGCCCTAATATCAGTTTATAGTGgccattcttaaaaagaaatgtgtgtgtactgtaaagctTGATATAGTGTTTAAGAATATTAATTGGTTAATCTGGTGCCACTTTGAGCAGGTAAAATacaatgtatacagtatatttatctTGTGTATTATTGTATATCTGATAACCCTCCTGTACATTCCACTGCAATTCAATACAACAGCCCCGTAAAAACTCTTAATTATAAGAAGCTTAttatagatttgtttttattaagaCTTTCATAGATGTGCTGACACAACTATAATAGAGTACTTTGTGTTGTGGCTGGACTGCTTTATTTTAAaggtgtttttaatatttagcaAGGCTGGATTGTAGTGTACCTAATTATAACCATATGAATTTGTTCTATTAGTACATGCTAAATATTATACTGTACTTGTACTTACTGTATAATAGGCAGAGGACACggcacagtaaatatatatgcaGCACAATATGTTAAAGCTTATGTCGTCGCATTACAAACGCTTGCTTCTTTGATGGAGCTCACTCCCTTTACGAATGTTCTCGTCATTGTTTTAGATGTGCTGAGCTGCTGGTGATGAAGGCTGAGTTGGAGCTGATGcagggggagaaagaggaaagtgGAATTGATTTAGACAAAGTCCGAAACCTTCTGGAGCTGTGTACAGGTCTGTTAAATACTAAGCTCCACCAGTTCAAATAAGGCTGGACATTGGTTTAATATGATTGTTTTTGACTTCTGGTGAAATTGTATTGTGATTTCATCACATTGTGTTGTCCATGTTTATTTCAAGTACTCAGAAACTTTTTAAGctgttacatgtttgttttctgaagcAGAagccacattaaaaaaaacgtacattttcccgttgtgggactaataaaggatttctgattctgataaaataacttttttcaatttattttcctcagaTTTTTCTGATCAGGTGCAGAAGACGGAAGTGAAAATCAAACCTAGGAAAGGTCGCCCAGCGCAGAAATCTCAGTTGCCCCTTCCTGCCCTCGAGGATGATCTTCAGGGCATCCTGAGCACTAGGTGGATTGGCAAAGAACCTGTAGTGAGAGATCTGACCAGCTCCCCACCTCTCAAAGTCCAGCCTCGCCGCTGGCTCTCCTCCCTGGCGCATGAGTCTGGCTGCCTCTGCCCCTGCTGCTCTGAACCCTGTCTGGGCCGTGCCACTGCTCGCTGGGCAGCCACACAGGCTGATCTGATACTACAGCTGGATCCCAATGACGGCAAAGTCAGTTTTAAACTTCAATCGGCGACATTAGCTCGCTGTAAGAGCGTTGCTGCCAAACTTGGGGCAAAACTGGCTAAACTCTTCCCTCCCTGTCAACCTGCCTAAAAGCTCCTCTAAACCCTCCCTGATGCAGGACGTAGTGGGCCGTGTTTACCTTCGCATGGCCCTGTCTGCGCTGGAACCAAGGCATAACAAGGTCTGTGGTATATGGAAAGTACTAGAAGCTGGCTTGGCGTTTATTGATTCCACACCCTCTCCTGTGCTAAGACCTGTGAGAGCAGGCCTAATGGCAACCAAAGCCATTGCGTCATTGGTTACCTTGGCTGTGAAAAGTGACTGCACCCCAGAGGAGCTCTTCTCAAATGTTTGGACTTGGAATGCaccaaaagaggataaagagCTGAAATCGGAACAGAAAGCGGTGTCTCCCTCGTTCTCACTTAAGAAGCCGAAAGAGTCCACTAAAATCCCTCTTGACAAAATAAAGGAGGACAAGAAGGTCAAGGTTGTTAATCCCAGGATTCCAGTGAAAGGCTCCTCGACCAAAGGAAAGCGACTGGTTCCCATGACACCAGTGATGGTAAAGCCTCAGCCATCTGTTAAGGAGCTTGGATCGTTTGACTTTAACACAGTGGTACCTACTCTGGCCTTTACTCCTATTCCAAAGGTGAAAGCCCCTGCCTCCGTGCAGAAAGCACAGAGGACTGCCGCTAAGCTACAGTTTCATGTGTATGAAGAGTTGTCGCCAGTTCAAGACCAAGCCCAACCCGTGCCTGCTGCCCCCAGACGCACAAAGAAATCACGCTTCAAGGTAGGCTTCTAATCGAAGTAGAGGTTTTATTGTTGCAAAGAATATGCTGTTTTTGTGCGGGTAAAAATGTTCTGTCTTAATATTTCAACACAGCTGGAGTTTAGCGATGAGAGCGACACGGAAGCCGAGCCCAAAGAAAAAACGGATGTCCCTAAAAAGCGAACCACCACAAGAAGAGCTCCCCAGAAAAGTGCGACAGCCCCAGATCCCCCTGCAGAGAAGGTCCCACCCAAGATGCAGACCAGGAGTAAGAAGACCACCGCATTGCCTCGGTTGAGTTCATCTGAGGATGACAAGAGTAAGTCTGCTTCAACAAGCAGAGGGAGAACGAGAAGGGAGCTGTCCAAGGCAGAGGCAGATCCAGTAGAGGAGCCAGACCAGATGAGGACCATTGAGGAGGAAACTGCTGAAGTTCTGGATATAAGCATTGAACAGCTCAGGACATCAGACACTGAGGCTGAAGACAATCCTGCTTCGAGTAAAGCTATCGGTGTGTATTTTTTTGCATATGGTGAAACTTCCAATAAATTATGAAATGAACTCTCTTGCACTTATCTGGCGTTTGCACAAAATGAACAGGGGCCATGATACGTTGCATTTATGCCATCCATCCACCAGATCACAGTATCTAACAACGTGTGATGTGATGAAGACCAGAACTCTAATCTCTTTCTTGACTCTCTATACATAGATTTTGAGGTTTTGCGGAGGGACAGGTGTTGTGCTTTGGAGAGAGACACCGTGTCTAAACTGAGGGGCAGAGGTCATCCGGGAGAAGGTCCACCAACCCACCTCTCTCATTCAGACTCCAGGCCAGGTGACCCATAACACTGCTGCAGTTGGTCTGTAATGACATATCTTTATGGTATAATGACTGTGCGTTTAATCAAATAAAGATGTAAACACCCATAAACTCTTATTGGCAGCTCTTTCACCTTGTACGGTCTTTATCCTGATGCATTTgtaattttcctttttcttttctcagacaATCTTTCTCTGGAGGATGTTGAGTCATCGCTCCTCTCAGCCTGGTTGGCCCTCCAGCACTTCCCCTCCCCCACCATCTTCCCGACCCTCTGTTCTCTTCTGGCCTTGACCAGGGGACAGCAGGACCCCGTCACTACAGCAATGCTGCATGCCCACTCTTTGGGCATCACAAGTCGTCATCACACAATCAGGCATTTAGCCAGTTGTCTCAAGTAAGCATATGTAAAGTGTCACGTCATGATTTCTCTCACACTTTTGGTCtttttatctatctatatttgatctcaagctcaaatgaaatatgtttgtgGTTCACGGATCAACATTATTTTCCATTGACTGTATTACAAATAGTTGAATTCACTTTCCTTTGATGTGTCATCCGAACAGAAAGCTGAGAAAGGCGTCCAGTGAGCTTGCAGACAAGATGGATGCTCTGAGTCTAGGTGAGCTCGGTCCCGAACGAATCCAAGATCTCTACCGAACAGAGGTTGTCGCAGTTGGAGAACATCTTCGCCTTCCCAACTGCTGACTCCTCTACTTTCCCCAAGAGCCACTGTCAAGAGTTTATCCAACAAATCCAACACCTTCCTCCAGGTAGAGTATGAAATGCAGTCTCGATCGCAAAATGGGTACATTTTCATGTTCTGATACCATCAACATGTCAGTAATGCATCGTGAAAGGGTTAAAACAATGTTGTGGAAACTGGTCAATTAGAGGAGTTTGATCTCAAACTTCTATTATACCATTTCCTTTTGATGCTCTAACTGTACATAGTGATTTAATTCTCTCTGTGCATCCCTTTCTTTCCCTTCACAGgcgtgaccgtgtgtgtgatgtctgtgcttGGAGTAAAACTTGGGGACGTGGGCAACAACATCATACTGTCTCGTCTTGAGAAGGGATCTGCCCCCGTCACTGTTCACATCGCCACCTCGAAACAACAGGTGAGGGCGGTAACTGGTGGTTTGAGTAGAATGGTAGCCACAATCTGAAACCAGACGAACGTATTGTAAATGCTTACGGCTTTAGCAACAGGGTGACACAAGGGTGACACAATTCTAACTttgactttgtctttgtgtcatGCAGCACCCCATCAGTTGGCTGGTGCAGGAGATAGACTGTATTCAGGTGGAGCAGAAGGCTCTGAACTGTGTGTCTGAGAAAGCCAAATGGTGGGAGGGCCGCTGGGCGCTTGACTCTCGAGTTGAGGTGAGTAGTGAAGAGCGAGGGTGCTGCTGGGGAGTCTCGGCGGGCTTCACGATGTCTGCATTATATACTGAAAACtggacacagaaacaaaatgatttaGTCTAAACAACCTTCTGTGTTTCCATCAGCAAATGTTGAAGGAGATGGAGGGATTGCTGGGATGCTGGAGGAGCTTTCTTCTACCCCTTTCGTCAGACCCTGAGCTCTCCAAACAGGCCCAGCACCTTTGCAAGTCCTTGTCTGCAAAGGGAGTAACAGTCAGTGAGGACATGTTGAAGGTGTGTGTGGCATtgtctcttcttttcctttttgtttttagcttcATGGACCttttgagcagcagcatcttACCGTCcattctgtctttgtctctgctgGTAAAGGAAGAGCAAAGCAGCAACCGCTAATACTTCTGACTTTGTGTTCCAGGCTGTGCTGTCTGCCTCTCCTGTGCTCTCCAAAGAAGAACTTAAGAGATTCGCTCTGGGAGTTTCTCCACAGTGGGACACGGAGTGTGACCAGCTTCTCCACACAGCTGTGTCCCGGCTCGCTGTCAGAGACGAGCCTCGTGGTCATGTGGTTCTCATCCTGGACAAGGTTAGTTTCCTCATCTCTATTAAATACTGCATTTTCCgcaggtcatttaaaaaatgttttatttaattctcTGATAATTAGGCCTAAAGTTTTAAAATATTCCTAAAATGAATGCTCTACTGTTGTGTTAATGACAAATAATGGAGTGGGTTGGAGAACAAAACCATaatccaaataaaaaataaataaaaagcaacagcTGGCTGAAACTCAGAGTTTTACAACACTacaaaagcgctctataaataataGTCGTATCGTTTTCTGTCCCGTTTCCTTTTGCAGTACCTTCAGAAGCTGCCGTGGGAGAGCATTTCCATCTTAAGGTCTCGCTCTGTCAGCCGGATGCCTTCCCTGCACTCCTTAATTGGACTGAGCATTCAGAAAGAGGTAAGATTTAAGATCCATTTCTGTGCCAATATGGCCTGTGGTGCTGCAGATGTCATTTACTTCCTGACAGTTAAGTTTACTGGTGGTTATGGATCATATCAACGGTTCCCTTGGTACCCTTTTGTCCACATCACAGAGGGCCTGACCTGGTGAGAAATGCAAGGCAGGGACCGTTTCGCGTTAGACCCGGGAggacattcatacacacatttattactattctttttatatttaatgcacAAATTGAAGGAACTGGTGGGATTACATTTCAGTGGAATTGTAGCTTTTTATATGATTACTTGtgacaataaaatgaatttattgttttttttaataatccaCTTTAGACTGACTCTCAATCCCTCCTGAAGCAAGGTGTGGATACAAGGCAGGTGTTTTATGTGC contains the following coding sequences:
- the espl1 gene encoding LOW QUALITY PROTEIN: separin (The sequence of the model RefSeq protein was modified relative to this genomic sequence to represent the inferred CDS: inserted 1 base in 1 codon; deleted 4 bases in 4 codons) → MKCLKVEEYIKRTASVKDTELLLQELQNYVKSPSGLQGRTLCDRIIRACNHQLGVGSPNIDHVSQLVQLVELSLQGYDISAALVAQSCPLYMEKIIFHIVKKLSSLEAHSLCSHVAGLLYIRLIPAQQAEDYCVLVRSCFSVLWNGLSATKDIKILSPSDKLHCQLQALSFLLLLDTDSATPSFSKAPIYTEDAIAEFESSCGAVTEGDASFLLQEMHTLFNRCWTGSRGCEGGRSELSTETSTLYSLSEMLLIIVKVLCKVGHYDLASTFLNDIESKVKDCADCPCTAVVLGKWAVKIHSTMKAGGESGQALTECARALRSLSADLGDREAHAVLEGCGLVLWAVESANSKGLSGPVLLAWFSFLEEHXERIVKMLKKNSTCQAERSKLQQALCFNIYQGFGFAYESMVALQLENSDTLDRVLLYCQATSGQMMTELRKLTSENLLLKSVIAVSNLACGFYNRRLYDQAFTLVEIICRDLSKNCPVSLCVDRLSRPFMLAVQTSRRAGHLERALDWVILWLKALGDNITTHMAEPVALWVKTKTDAARNSEEDIRLRTLHDGFGPDVPDERVMLCLLEEELRAYKEVAGDMSQERYNTLCDLLDICHEDSSHTHLRAVYLCEMAQVVCFQDFSEQTDCTAVDFTHEALRLLEEEAETPENADRLKDDKAHALLWLYICTLEKNLQEGIERDKKQKELREQTPCAADPIGTNDFDYEDKQKTQDSTLVYEGLHFNLAAENKLCKPLERALDEWSALLQSQVLPSVRNPKQTCGSIAVTAALFRLMGKPLKALEAYQLAIGLSRQLADAHGCASSLCQSANILLEMGTPELALAQLEQAEKFLTSVSSADGPSSLSMLVILLRAQYCYSTGQVDRGVPYLCEVLKEVNRQRQSKSWYLLRARTLQTCSSYLSLDTAALPQAQRSNITQHGIKSLDTALYESLKLLCSLLVTLVGKGLYGTNGSSSDTCFIDQGDNLVLKWQLLSELLNCSMKMVAVRSSCGAINDARLQCLEALKLAIKLQALSRCAELLVMKAELELMQGEKEESGIDLDKVRNLLELCTDFSDQVQKTEVKIKPRKGRPAQKSQLPLPALEDDLQGILSTRWIGKEPVVRDLTSSPPLKVQPRRWLSSLAHESGCLCPCCSEPCLGRATARWAATQADLILQLDPNDGKVSFKLQSATLARCKSVAAKLGAKLAKLFPPCQPAKSSSKPSLMQDVVGRVYLRMALSALEPRHNKVCGIWKVLEAGLAFIDSTPSPVLRPVRAGLMATKAIASLVTLAVKSDCTPEELFSNVWTWNAPKEDKELKSEQKAVSPSFSLKKPKESTKIPLDKIKEDKKVKVVNPRIPVKGSSTKGKRLVPMTPVMVKPQPSVKELGSFDFNTVVPTLAFTPIPKVKAPASVQKAQRTAAKLQFHVYEELSPVQDQAQPVPAAPRRTKKSRFKLEFSDESDTEAEPKEKTDVPKKRTTTRRAPQKSATAPDPPAEKVPPKMQTRSKKTTALPRLSSSEDDKSKSASTSRGRTRRELSKAEADPVEEPDQMRTIEEETAEVLDISIEQLRTSDTEAEDNPASSKAIDFEVLRRDRCCALERDTVSKLRGRGHPGEGPPTHLSHSDSRPDNLSLEDVESSLLSAWLALQHFPSPTIFPTLCSLLALTRGQQDPVTTAMLHAHSLGITSRHHTIRHLASCLKKLRKASSELADKMDALSLGESVPNESKISTEQRLSQLENIFAFPTADSSTFPKSHCQEFIQQIQHLPPGVTVCVMSVLGVKLGDVGNNIILSRLEKGSAPVTVHIATSKQQHPISWLVQEIDCIQVEQKALNCVSEKAKWWEGRWALDSRVEQMLKEMEGLLGCWRSFLLPLSSDPELSKQAQHLCKSLSAKGVTVSEDMLKAVLSASPVLSKEELKRFALGVSPQWDTECDQLLHTAVSRLAVRDEPRGHVVLILDKYLQKLPWESISILRSRSVSRMPSLHSLIGLSIQKETDSQSLLKQGVDTRQVFYVLNPDANLENSQERFKEWFSSKPDWDGVCGVAPDSGQLEEVVATKDLYIYVGHGAGARFLDSQAVLKRQMRAASLLFGCSSAALAVRGDQEGQGIILNYLIAGCPFVLGNLWDVTDRDIDRFTKFLLESWLSAGSGAPLLDYMGPSRQATQLKHLIGAAPVVYGLPVHLQ